In the bacterium genome, one interval contains:
- a CDS encoding MOSC domain-containing protein codes for MTRLVGPARLAALCAGRVREHRDAEGLWSSAVLKSPLSGPALVTERGLAGDEVQDHLHHGGADKALLCYSVAHYLRWRVETGLELVPGAFGENLLLEGLDEEGACLGDTWAAGEALLQVSQPRVPCWKPARLWGRPTLAREMAESGRTGWYLRVPRSGRLEAGQALTLADRPHPDWSVARCWRAYLARHSAPRDWIELQTLPELAAAWRE; via the coding sequence ATGACGCGACTTGTGGGACCGGCACGCCTCGCGGCCCTTTGCGCCGGCCGAGTGCGCGAGCACCGCGACGCCGAGGGGCTCTGGTCCAGCGCCGTGTTGAAGTCGCCCCTTTCCGGCCCGGCACTGGTGACGGAGCGGGGCCTGGCCGGCGACGAGGTGCAGGACCACCTGCATCATGGTGGCGCCGACAAAGCCCTGCTCTGCTACAGCGTCGCCCACTACCTGCGTTGGCGCGTCGAGACCGGCCTGGAGCTGGTGCCCGGCGCTTTCGGCGAGAACCTGCTGCTGGAGGGCTTGGACGAGGAAGGCGCCTGCCTGGGAGACACCTGGGCCGCCGGGGAGGCTCTATTGCAGGTGAGCCAGCCGCGCGTGCCCTGCTGGAAGCCGGCCCGCCTCTGGGGGCGGCCGACCCTGGCGCGGGAGATGGCGGAGAGCGGCCGCACCGGGTGGTATCTGCGCGTGCCACGATCCGGCCGGCTGGAGGCCGGGCAGGCCCTCACCCTGGCCGACCGCCCGCATCCGGACTGGAGTGTCGCCCGCTGCTGGCGCGCCTACCTGGCCCGCCACTCGGCGCCACGCGACTGGATCGAGTTGCAGACCCTGCCGGAGCTGGCCGCCGCCTGGCGGGAATGA
- a CDS encoding endonuclease NucS — protein MSDSFIPAAYSRALEQLRRIAENERTSGRLESMKATGHEVREYFAPYFKSEGLANLTAEQFLRLLWYRYNKHWQGLQRLGGSIISDMPALRAAIRELLDESRPIAERLDSLLPNGRPRILRLGKAVLTPILMIVYPDRYGVWNATSEGMMRQVGLLPEWPRGTSKGERYRRINELLLELSRDADVDLWCLDSLWWQMGETIGTDLPVDTMRTGSIETPPSTCSGTFGLERHLHFFLRENWHLTELGRDWSLVEDDEGNVDGAGSERITPIGRIDLLAKHRTEPRWLVVELKRWQADDQTVAQLLRYMGWVKTDLATVDEQVEGLIIASEETNRLQYALKPVPSASFMRYEVDFRLVRGR, from the coding sequence ATGAGCGATTCATTCATCCCTGCCGCTTATTCAAGGGCTCTCGAGCAACTCAGGCGGATTGCTGAGAATGAGCGCACGAGTGGGCGTCTTGAATCGATGAAGGCGACCGGTCATGAGGTAAGGGAGTACTTCGCACCGTACTTCAAATCTGAAGGCTTGGCCAATCTCACCGCCGAACAGTTCCTGCGCCTGCTCTGGTATCGCTACAACAAACATTGGCAAGGATTGCAGCGACTGGGCGGCAGCATCATTTCCGACATGCCGGCACTACGCGCGGCCATCCGAGAACTGCTGGATGAGTCACGTCCCATCGCCGAGCGACTTGATTCGTTGCTGCCGAACGGTCGCCCAAGGATTCTCAGGCTTGGCAAGGCTGTCCTCACACCTATCCTGATGATTGTCTACCCAGACCGCTATGGCGTCTGGAATGCAACGTCTGAGGGAATGATGAGGCAGGTTGGCTTGTTGCCGGAATGGCCTCGAGGCACAAGCAAGGGTGAGCGGTATCGGCGCATCAACGAACTCCTGCTTGAGCTCTCGCGAGATGCGGATGTTGACTTGTGGTGCCTGGACAGCCTATGGTGGCAGATGGGAGAAACAATCGGCACAGATCTTCCAGTGGACACCATGCGAACAGGATCCATCGAGACACCACCATCGACATGCTCCGGCACGTTCGGTCTGGAACGTCACCTCCATTTCTTCTTGCGGGAGAACTGGCATCTGACCGAGTTGGGTCGCGACTGGTCGCTCGTTGAGGATGATGAGGGGAATGTCGACGGCGCAGGGAGTGAGCGCATCACGCCCATTGGCCGCATAGATCTCCTGGCCAAGCACAGGACGGAGCCGCGCTGGCTGGTTGTAGAGCTGAAACGGTGGCAGGCTGATGACCAGACAGTGGCTCAGCTGCTGCGCTATATGGGATGGGTGAAAACCGATTTGGCGACAGTAGATGAGCAGGTCGAGGGTCTGATCATTGCCAGCGAGGAGACCAATCGCCTGCAATACGCGCTGAAGCCTGTCCCTTCTGCCAGCTTCATGCGCTATGAAGTGGATTTTCGCCTGGTCAGAGGAAGATGA
- the dnaE gene encoding DNA polymerase III subunit alpha: MPDFVHLHNHSHYSLLDGAARVDQLVRRCVDNGMDAFALTDHGNLYGLLDFYKAARQAKVKPIIGCEVYMASGPRTERVKTTGRKPYHHLVLLAKNQEGYRNLLRLVSAGFLEGFYYRPRIDWELLQRHHEGLIAQTACLGGEINQALLRSDWDGARQTALAYRELFKDDFYLEIQNHGIPEEDIARARMKELAHSLAIPLVATNDIHYLDRGHVLAHDMYICIRDQKQHDPRNMRYNTDQLFFKSAAEMYEAFAGFEEACRITREIADKCDVTLDFDTRQLPVFPIPVADAHLSLDDYFAQECRAGLLRRYGDAAPAGAAERLEYEIGVIRSMGFAGYFLIVKDFIDYARAHDIRVGPGRGSAAGSLVSFALGITNIDPLEFDLLFERFLNPERVSMPDIDIDFEDRHRQDVIDYVKRKYGEKNVTQIITFGRLMTKAVIKDLGRVLGLSFAETDQITKLIPHRMAADKKVHLADVRREVPELDQLLKTDPRYEQMWRNAEILEGLNRSSGVHPAGVVITPGPLEDFVPLQRAGGMDGDITTQWDGTWIDEVGLLKMDFLGLRALTIIKETQRRLAERGVELDMEAIPKDDARTFELFGRGQTLGVFQFESSGMCEYLKKLQPQRLDDLIAMNALYRPGPMDNIPLFIERRHGRQEVRTLHPVMEKFLERTYGVIVYQEQVMQIAQAVGGFSLGQADEMRRAMGKKKLETMARMKVDFVKGAAERGIAAATAGEVWDLLEKFASYGFNKSHSAAYAWLAYQTAYLKVNHTAEFLAAVMTDEMAETEKMIVFLEECRRFGLPVLPPAVNESLREFRVVEGGIRFGLGAVKNVGDTAIQSLVKAREEGGPFTDVFDLAARVDATRVNRKVLESLIQVGALDCLDPRRATLFANVEQLLRYAAVQSEEASRNQISIFGESEAVSVPPPILDEAPPWDEADRLAREKELIGIYVSGHPLEQHREWVEAFSTCRLDRVDSLSDGAQLLACGMISAFRTLINKKDKKMALGAIDDFAGSLKFMVFEEQLNLAGDTLGKDSLCALRGRLSVKGEDDRILIVEQAYPLEELLERAARRLTIELDKTHLDPAQLDTLERVLRAHKGEAEVHFRLVAGDGQPVGFKSDKFKVAITPPLLAELKDCLAGHRVTAS; the protein is encoded by the coding sequence ATGCCCGATTTCGTCCACCTCCACAACCACAGCCACTATTCCCTGCTGGACGGCGCCGCCCGGGTGGACCAGCTGGTGCGGCGCTGCGTGGACAATGGCATGGACGCCTTCGCCCTCACCGACCATGGCAACCTCTACGGCCTGCTCGATTTCTACAAGGCGGCGCGCCAGGCCAAGGTCAAGCCCATCATCGGCTGCGAGGTCTACATGGCCTCCGGCCCACGCACGGAGCGGGTCAAGACCACGGGCAGGAAGCCCTACCACCACCTGGTCCTCCTCGCCAAGAACCAGGAGGGCTACCGCAACCTGCTGCGCCTGGTCAGCGCCGGCTTCCTGGAAGGCTTCTACTACCGACCGCGCATCGACTGGGAGTTGCTCCAGCGCCACCACGAGGGACTCATCGCGCAGACGGCCTGCCTGGGCGGCGAGATCAACCAGGCCCTGCTCCGTTCCGACTGGGACGGGGCCCGCCAGACGGCCCTGGCCTACCGCGAGCTGTTCAAGGACGACTTCTACCTGGAGATCCAGAACCACGGCATCCCCGAGGAGGACATCGCCCGGGCCCGCATGAAGGAGCTGGCCCACAGCCTGGCCATTCCGCTGGTCGCCACCAACGACATCCACTACCTGGACCGCGGCCACGTCCTGGCCCACGACATGTACATCTGCATCCGCGACCAGAAGCAGCACGACCCGCGCAACATGCGCTACAACACGGACCAACTCTTCTTCAAGAGCGCGGCCGAGATGTACGAGGCCTTCGCCGGCTTCGAGGAGGCTTGCCGCATCACACGGGAGATCGCCGACAAGTGCGACGTGACTCTCGACTTCGACACGCGCCAGCTGCCCGTCTTCCCCATCCCGGTGGCCGACGCCCACCTCTCCCTGGACGATTACTTCGCCCAGGAATGCCGCGCCGGCCTGCTGCGCCGCTACGGTGACGCCGCGCCCGCGGGCGCGGCCGAGCGCCTCGAGTACGAGATCGGCGTCATCCGCAGCATGGGCTTCGCCGGCTACTTCCTCATCGTCAAGGATTTCATCGACTACGCCCGCGCCCACGACATCCGGGTCGGCCCCGGCCGCGGCAGCGCGGCGGGGTCCCTGGTCAGCTTCGCGCTGGGCATCACCAACATCGATCCGCTGGAGTTCGATCTCCTCTTCGAGCGCTTCCTCAACCCGGAACGCGTCTCCATGCCCGACATCGACATCGATTTCGAGGACCGCCACCGGCAGGATGTGATCGATTACGTCAAACGCAAATACGGCGAGAAGAACGTCACCCAGATCATCACCTTCGGCCGACTGATGACGAAAGCGGTGATCAAGGACCTGGGCCGCGTGCTGGGGCTCTCCTTCGCCGAGACGGACCAGATCACCAAGCTCATCCCGCATCGGATGGCCGCCGACAAGAAAGTCCACCTGGCCGACGTGCGCCGCGAGGTACCCGAACTGGATCAGCTGCTCAAGACCGACCCCCGTTACGAGCAGATGTGGCGCAACGCCGAGATCCTCGAAGGGCTCAATCGCAGCTCCGGCGTGCACCCCGCCGGCGTGGTGATCACGCCCGGCCCCCTCGAGGACTTCGTGCCCCTCCAGCGGGCGGGCGGCATGGACGGCGACATCACCACCCAGTGGGACGGCACCTGGATCGACGAGGTGGGCCTCCTCAAGATGGACTTCCTGGGCCTGCGCGCCCTCACCATCATCAAGGAGACACAGCGCCGCCTGGCCGAGCGCGGCGTGGAGCTGGACATGGAGGCCATCCCCAAGGACGACGCCCGCACCTTCGAGCTCTTCGGTCGCGGCCAGACCCTTGGCGTCTTCCAGTTTGAATCGAGCGGCATGTGCGAGTACCTGAAGAAGCTCCAGCCCCAGCGCCTGGACGACCTCATCGCCATGAACGCCCTCTACCGGCCCGGCCCCATGGACAACATCCCCCTCTTCATCGAACGCCGCCACGGCCGGCAGGAGGTGCGCACCCTCCACCCCGTCATGGAGAAGTTCCTCGAGCGCACCTACGGCGTCATCGTCTACCAGGAGCAGGTGATGCAGATCGCCCAGGCCGTGGGCGGCTTCAGCCTTGGCCAGGCCGACGAGATGCGCCGCGCCATGGGCAAGAAGAAGCTCGAGACGATGGCCCGCATGAAGGTGGATTTCGTCAAGGGCGCGGCGGAGCGCGGGATCGCCGCAGCCACTGCGGGCGAGGTCTGGGACCTGCTGGAGAAGTTCGCCAGTTACGGCTTCAACAAAAGCCACAGTGCCGCCTACGCCTGGCTGGCTTACCAGACGGCTTATCTCAAGGTCAACCACACCGCCGAGTTCCTGGCCGCCGTGATGACGGACGAGATGGCCGAGACGGAGAAGATGATCGTCTTCCTCGAGGAGTGCCGGCGCTTCGGACTGCCCGTGCTGCCGCCCGCCGTCAACGAGTCGCTGCGCGAGTTCCGCGTGGTGGAGGGAGGCATCCGCTTCGGCCTGGGCGCTGTCAAGAACGTGGGCGACACCGCCATCCAAAGCCTGGTCAAGGCCCGGGAGGAGGGCGGACCCTTCACCGACGTGTTCGACCTGGCGGCCCGCGTGGACGCCACCCGGGTCAACCGCAAGGTGCTGGAGAGCCTGATCCAGGTGGGCGCCCTGGACTGCCTGGATCCGCGCCGCGCCACGCTCTTCGCCAACGTGGAGCAGCTGCTGCGCTACGCCGCCGTGCAGAGCGAGGAGGCCTCGCGCAACCAGATCAGCATCTTCGGGGAGTCGGAAGCCGTTTCCGTGCCGCCGCCCATCCTCGACGAGGCGCCGCCCTGGGACGAGGCCGACCGCCTGGCGCGGGAAAAGGAGCTGATCGGCATCTACGTCAGCGGCCATCCCCTGGAGCAGCACCGCGAATGGGTGGAAGCCTTCTCCACCTGCCGCCTGGACCGCGTGGACAGCCTGTCCGACGGAGCCCAACTCCTCGCCTGCGGCATGATCAGCGCCTTCCGCACGCTCATCAACAAGAAGGACAAGAAGATGGCCCTGGGGGCGATCGACGACTTCGCGGGCAGCCTCAAGTTCATGGTCTTCGAGGAGCAGTTGAACCTGGCCGGCGACACGCTGGGCAAGGACTCCCTCTGCGCCCTACGCGGCCGGCTTTCCGTCAAGGGCGAGGACGACCGCATCCTCATCGTCGAGCAGGCCTACCCGTTGGAGGAGCTGCTCGAGCGCGCCGCGCGCCGCCTCACCATCGAGCTGGACAAGACCCATCTCGATCCCGCCCAGCTCGACACCCTCGAGCGGGTGCTGCGCGCCCACAAGGGTGAGGCCGAGGTCCATTTCCGCCTCGTGGCCGGCGACGGCCAGCCGGTGGGCTTCAAGAGCGACAAGTTCAAGGTGGCCATCACGCCGCCCCTCCTGGCCGAGCTGAAGGACTGCCTGGCAGGCCACCGGGTGACGGCGAGTTAG